Proteins from a single region of Zonotrichia leucophrys gambelii isolate GWCS_2022_RI unplaced genomic scaffold, RI_Zleu_2.0 Scaffold_93_176943, whole genome shotgun sequence:
- the LOC135460713 gene encoding olfactory receptor 14A16-like, producing the protein MFNSSSISHFLLLALADTRQLQLLHFCLLLGISLAALLGNGLIISAVACGHHLHTPMFFFLLNLALSDLGSICTTVPKAMHNSLWDTRDISYTGCAVQLFLVFFFLSAELSLLTIMCYDRYVSICKPLHYGTLLGSRACAHMAGAAWASAFLNALMHTANTFSLPLCHGNALDQFFCEIPQILKLSCSKSYLRELGIIAVSVCLVFGCFVFIVVTYVQIFRAVLRIPSEQGRHKAFSTCLPHLAVVSMFVSTSAFAYLKPPSISSPSPDLALSVLYSVVPPALNPLIYSLRNQELKAEVWGLITGWLQKH; encoded by the coding sequence ATGttcaacagcagctccatcagccacttcctcctgctggcattggcagacactcggcagctgcagctcctgcacttctgcctcttgctgggcatctccctggctgccctcctgggcaacggcctcatcatcagcgccgtagcctgcggccaccacctgcacacgcccatgttcttcttcctgctcaacctggccctcagcgacctgggctccatctgcaccactgtccccaaagccatgcacaattccctctgggacaccagggacatctcctacacaggatgtgctgtACAgctatttctggttttcttcttcctatcagcagagctttcccttctgaccatcatgtgctacgaccgctacgtgtccatctgcaaacccctgcactacgggaccctcttgggcagcagagcttgtgcccacatggcaggagctgcctgggccagtgcctttctcaatgctctcatgcacacagccaataccTTTTCCCtacccctgtgccatggcaatgccctggaccagttcttctgtgaaatcccccagatcctcaagctctcctgctccaaatcctacctcagggaacttgggaTCATTGCAGTTAGTGTGTGTTTGGtatttggctgttttgtgtttaTTGTTGTTACCTATGTACAGattttcagggctgtgctgaggatcccctctgagcagggacggcacaaagccttttcaaCCTGCCTCCCCCATTTGGCTGTGGTTTCAATGTTTGTCAGCACTTCAGcatttgcctacctgaagcccccctccatctcctccccatctccggatctggccctgtcagttctgtactcggtggtgcctccagccctgaaccctctcatctacagcctgaggaaccaggagctaAAGGCTGAAGTGTGGGGACTGATCACTGGATGGttacagaaacattaa